In one Tachysurus vachellii isolate PV-2020 chromosome 24, HZAU_Pvac_v1, whole genome shotgun sequence genomic region, the following are encoded:
- the LOC132839666 gene encoding protein SON isoform X1: MATNIEQIFRDFVMNKIKEIEDESQDKSLPEKVESNNGAPHTEQAAGVNEEAAQVDALTTAADKVSNPASNVNSGKEELITKHKKSKKHKKHKSKKKKKKHKESSSESESGGKTQESVKKKKRKKKKKHKHGEKGKKYDSPSGSSSESDTESESEMKPLCETVKTLTGKMPQDLPDIIPKLETAFDKHKESKKDKRSSSRCRTSRQDKSLRRQRSCSRHRSRSRSPRRSSRSRSKSLSRKSPRRPCAQKRWRSRSRSRSQRRNRRSRSHSTGRGRHSISRSLSQENRSRFNAKKSKRSRSKSRRSSSSSRSQSSDQHPANERKMQSTDAEMKLDGSLNKNLKEAENGDQEKSETGPETPSTIIITDGIINDGQVTRSAGSWRPIPFLNAGVSVPDSSEKCITPTMPLDTKDVLLYTSGGSRDLHGTEKKEEITSSELKDSQDFKQKSISPNQRHSKSPSRKRSTSSSPFQQRQFRSSSRNNTKSPLQRKRSKSRKRTRRSKSNSPDRKRSKSHSPGRRRRSRTLERKRSQSRHRSRSKSRRSRSGSRRKRGVFRNRMFSQRDRWKREPSHSPVVILRKKRSTSRTHRSTSTTPPRLTELDKEQLLEIAKANAAAMCAKAGMPIPESLRPKTILQLPLPNPNPTPLPLPLPLPVSLPMGMQGMSNMTMNAAVASMTAATMTAALSGMNALAAMPQLAPLPTITNKPPPSATPNLNLVSIEEAKKKLAKQANTYSIKELTEKCKKIAESKEEMAIAKPHVSDDEDDDRPFGAVALKENKGITFCLSNPSVKPAVRTEAAFAKEFPVSSGSQHRKKEEDGMYGEWMPVDKKTDKAGAPSASAGAEDQSKANDSVFPEAPSQPVDITLAISERAVAQKRLAENPFDINAMCMLNRAQEQVDAWAQSNTIPGLFTGSTGAQVLSSEELSNSGPQAWIKKDQFLRAAPVSGGMGEMLMKKMGWRAGEGLGKHREGTVEPIVIDFKTDRKGLVAEGEKTQKSGNLVMMKDLLGKHPVSALMELCNKKKWPQPEFVMVLHSGPDHRKNFLFKVVVNGCDYQPQTASPNKKHAKAMAATVALQAMGEIAGDNVHSGPQFTAATST, from the exons ATGGCAACAAACATTGAACAGATTTTTCGGGATTttgtgatgaataaaataaaagaaatagaaGATGAAAGTCAGGATAAGag CCTTCCAGAGAAGGTGGAATCTAATAATGGGGCACCACACACTGAGCAAGCGGCAGGTGTAAACGAAGAAGCCGCTCAGGTTGATGCTCTGACCACAGCCGCAG ATAAAGTCTCAAACCCTGCATCCAATGTCAACAGTGGCAAAGAAGAATTGATTACTAAACACAAGAAAtctaaaaagcacaaaaaacacaaaagcaaaaagaagaagaagaaacataaGGAGAGCAGCTCAGAATCTGAGTCGGGCGGAAAGACGCAAGAAAG tgtgaagaaaaagaagagaaagaaaaagaagaaacataaacatggagaaaagggaaaaaagtatGATTCACCGTCTGGAAGCTCTTCTGAATCTGACACTGAATCTGAGTCAGAAATGAAACCTTTGTGTGAAACTGTTAAAACTTTAACTGGGAAGATGCCTCAAGATTTACCTGACATTATTCCTAAGCTTGAGACGGCGTttgacaaacacaaagaaagtaaaaaagacaaaagaagctCCAGTCGCTGCAGGACATCTCGACAAGACAAGAGTTTAAGAAGGCAGCGCTCCTGTTCCAGACATAGATCCAGATCCCGGTCACCGAGACGATCTTCGAGATCAAGGTCCAAATCACTTTCAAGGAAAAGTCCAAGAAGGCCGTGTGCGCAGAAAAGGTGGAGAAGTCGATCCAGGTCTAGATCCCAACGACGTAACCGACGGTCCAGATCTCATTCTACCGGAAGAGGCAGACATTCCATATCCAGGTCACTGTCTCAAGAAAATAGATCAAGGTTTAACGCAAAGAAGAGCAAGAGATCTCGATCCAAAAGTAGGAGATCGTCATCAAGTTCCCGCTCACAATCGAGTGATCAGCATCCTGCGAATGAGAGAAAAATGCAGAGTACAGATGCAGAAATGAAGCTTGATGGCTCTCTAAACAAAAACCTAAAGGAAGCAGAAAACGGAGACCAAGAGAAAAGTGAGACTGGGCCAGAGACCCCCTCTACCATTATTATTACAGACGGCATAATAAATGATGGCCAAGTTACTAGATCTGCAGGCTCCTGGAGACCCATTCCTTTCCTGAACGCAGGCGTGTCTGTTCCTGACTCCTCTGAAAAGTGTATTACACCCACAATGCCTTTGGATACGAAAGATGTTTTACTATATACCTCAGGTGGATCCAGAGACCTCCATGGcactgaaaagaaagaagagatcaCTAGTTCTGAACTGAAAGACTCCCAAGACTTTAAACAGAAGTCCATATCACCAAATCAAAGGCATTCAAAATCCCCTTCAAGAAAAAGATCAACGTCCAGTTCACCTTTCCAACAAAGGCAGTTCAGATCATCCTCCAGGAACAACACGAAGTCTCCTTTGCAACGGAAAAGATCCAAGTCCAGAAAACGCACTAGACGTTCTAAATCCAATTCGCCCGATAGGAAAAGGTCAAAGTCCCATTCACCAGGGAGAAGGAGAAGGTCTAGGACCTTGGAGAGAAAGCGATCACAATCTAGACACAGGTCTCGCTCTAAATCCAGAAGGTCTAGGTCTGGCTCACGCCGGAAAAGGGGCGTTTTCAGAAACCGAATGTTTAGCCAGCGGGATCGGTGGAAACGAGAGCCGAGCCATTCTCCTGTCGTCATCCTGCGAAAGAAAAGATCGACCTCCAGAACACACCGTAGCACCAGCACGACACCTCCACGCCTTACTGAGCTCG aTAAAGAACAGTTGCTTGAAATTGCCAAAGCTAATGCTGCAGCGATGTGTGCTAAAGCTGGTATGCCAATTCCTGAGAGTCTGAGGCCAAAAACCATCCTTCAGCTGCCCTTGCCAAACCCAAATCCCACACCATTGCCCTTACCCCTGCCCCTACCGGTCAGTCTCCCCATGGGAATGCAAGGAATGTCTAACATGACCATGAATGCTGCTGTGGCCAGCATGACTGCTGCCACCATGACCGCAGCTCTATCGGGCATGAACGCACTTGCTGCCATGCCACAGTTGGCACCTTTGCCCACGATTACCAACAAGCCTCCACCCTCGGCCACGCCAAATCTGAATCTGGTCTCCATCGAGGAAGCGAAAAAAAAATTGGCTAAGCAAGCAAACACCTACAGCATCAAGGAGTTGACAGAA aaatgcaaAAAGATTGCGGAGAGTAAAGAGGAGATGGCTATCGCAAAGCCACATGTTTCTGACGACGAGGATGATGACAGGCCCTTTGGAGCAGTTGCCCTTAAGGAGAATAAGGGCATTACCTTCTGTCTCAGT AACCCGTCTGTGAAGCCAGCAGTAAGGACCGAGGCTGCTTTTGCTAAGGAGTTCCCGGTGTCTTCAGGTTCACAGCATCGCAAAAAGGAAGAAGATGGAATGTATGGAGAATGGATGCCTGTGGACAAAAAGACCGATAAAGCAGGGGCACCTTCAGCATCTGCTGGGGCCGAGGACCAGAGTAAAGCCAACGACAGTGTCTTCCCTGAGGCGCCCTCACAG CCAGTGGACATCACGCTTGCTATTAGTGAAAGGGCAGTAGCACAGAAGAGACTGGCTGAGAATCCCTTCGACATCAATGCCATGTGCATGCTCAATCGTGCACAGGAGCAG GTGGATGCTTGGGCCCAGTCCAACACAATCCCAGGTCTATTCACTGGTTCTACAGGTGCTCAAGTGCTCTCCTCTGAAGAGCTGTCCAACAGTGGCCCACAGGCTTGGATCAAGAAG GACCAATTCCTGCGTGCTGCCCCGGTGTCGGGAGGCATGGGGGAGATGCTGATGAAAAAGATGGGTTGGCGAGCTGGAGAAGGCCTCGGCAAGCACAGAGAAGGCACAGTGGAGCCTATTGTAATAGACTTCAAAACTGACCGCAAGG GGCTGGTAGCAGAGGGGGAGAAGACCCAGAAATCTGGAAATCTGGTGATGATGAAGGATCTTTTAG GGAAGCACCCGGTGTCTGCTCTTATGGAGCTGTGCAATAAGAAAAAATGGCCCCAGCCCGAGTTTGTCATGGTGCTCCATAGCGGTCCTGATCACCGGAAGAATTTTCTCTTTAAG GTGGTGGTGAATGGATGTGATTACCAGCCTCAGACAGCCAGCCCCAATAAAAAGCATGCCAAGGCCATGGCAGCTACAGTAGCTCTGCAGGCTATGGGCGAGATCGCTGGAGACAACGTGCATTCAGGACCTCAGTTTACAGCAGCCACCAGCACCTGA
- the LOC132839666 gene encoding protein SON isoform X4 encodes MATNIEQIFRDFVMNKIKEIEDESQDKSLPEKVESNNGAPHTEQAAGVNEEAAQVDALTTAADKVSNPASNVNSGKEELITKHKKSKKHKKHKSKKKKKKHKESSSESESGGKTQESVKKKKRKKKKKHKHGEKGKKYDSPSGSSSESDTESESEMKPLCETVKTLTGKMPQDLPDIIPKLETAFDKHKESKKDKRSSSRCRTSRQDKSLRRQRSCSRHRSRSRSPRRSSRSRSKSLSRKSPRRPCAQKRWRSRSRSRSQRRNRRSRSHSTGRGRHSISRSLSQENRSRFNAKKSKRSRSKSRRSSSSSRSQSSDQHPANERKMQSTDAEMKLDGSLNKNLKEAENGDQEKSETGPETPSTIIITDGIINDGQVTRSAGSWRPIPFLNAGVSVPDSSEKCITPTMPLDTKDVLLYTSGGSRDLHGTEKKEEITSSELKDSQDFKQKSISPNQRHSKSPSRKRSTSSSPFQQRQFRSSSRNNTKSPLQRKRSKSRKRTRRSKSNSPDRKRSKSHSPGRRRRSRTLERKRSQSRHRSRSKSRRSRSGSRRKRGVFRNRMFSQRDRWKREPSHSPVVILRKKRSTSRTHRSTSTTPPRLTELDKEQLLEIAKANAAAMCAKAGMPIPESLRPKTILQLPLPNPNPTPLPLPLPLPVSLPMGMQGMSNMTMNAAVASMTAATMTAALSGMNALAAMPQLAPLPTITNKPPPSATPNLNLVSIEEAKKKLAKQANTYSIKELTEKCKKIAESKEEMAIAKPHVSDDEDDDRPFGAVALKENKGITFCLSNPSVKPAVRTEAAFAKEFPVSSGSQHRKKEEDGMYGEWMPVDKKTDKAGAPSASAGAEDQSKANDSVFPEAPSQPVDITLAISERAVAQKRLAENPFDINAMCMLNRAQEQVDAWAQSNTIPGLFTGSTGAQVLSSEELSNSGPQAWIKKGQSL; translated from the exons ATGGCAACAAACATTGAACAGATTTTTCGGGATTttgtgatgaataaaataaaagaaatagaaGATGAAAGTCAGGATAAGag CCTTCCAGAGAAGGTGGAATCTAATAATGGGGCACCACACACTGAGCAAGCGGCAGGTGTAAACGAAGAAGCCGCTCAGGTTGATGCTCTGACCACAGCCGCAG ATAAAGTCTCAAACCCTGCATCCAATGTCAACAGTGGCAAAGAAGAATTGATTACTAAACACAAGAAAtctaaaaagcacaaaaaacacaaaagcaaaaagaagaagaagaaacataaGGAGAGCAGCTCAGAATCTGAGTCGGGCGGAAAGACGCAAGAAAG tgtgaagaaaaagaagagaaagaaaaagaagaaacataaacatggagaaaagggaaaaaagtatGATTCACCGTCTGGAAGCTCTTCTGAATCTGACACTGAATCTGAGTCAGAAATGAAACCTTTGTGTGAAACTGTTAAAACTTTAACTGGGAAGATGCCTCAAGATTTACCTGACATTATTCCTAAGCTTGAGACGGCGTttgacaaacacaaagaaagtaaaaaagacaaaagaagctCCAGTCGCTGCAGGACATCTCGACAAGACAAGAGTTTAAGAAGGCAGCGCTCCTGTTCCAGACATAGATCCAGATCCCGGTCACCGAGACGATCTTCGAGATCAAGGTCCAAATCACTTTCAAGGAAAAGTCCAAGAAGGCCGTGTGCGCAGAAAAGGTGGAGAAGTCGATCCAGGTCTAGATCCCAACGACGTAACCGACGGTCCAGATCTCATTCTACCGGAAGAGGCAGACATTCCATATCCAGGTCACTGTCTCAAGAAAATAGATCAAGGTTTAACGCAAAGAAGAGCAAGAGATCTCGATCCAAAAGTAGGAGATCGTCATCAAGTTCCCGCTCACAATCGAGTGATCAGCATCCTGCGAATGAGAGAAAAATGCAGAGTACAGATGCAGAAATGAAGCTTGATGGCTCTCTAAACAAAAACCTAAAGGAAGCAGAAAACGGAGACCAAGAGAAAAGTGAGACTGGGCCAGAGACCCCCTCTACCATTATTATTACAGACGGCATAATAAATGATGGCCAAGTTACTAGATCTGCAGGCTCCTGGAGACCCATTCCTTTCCTGAACGCAGGCGTGTCTGTTCCTGACTCCTCTGAAAAGTGTATTACACCCACAATGCCTTTGGATACGAAAGATGTTTTACTATATACCTCAGGTGGATCCAGAGACCTCCATGGcactgaaaagaaagaagagatcaCTAGTTCTGAACTGAAAGACTCCCAAGACTTTAAACAGAAGTCCATATCACCAAATCAAAGGCATTCAAAATCCCCTTCAAGAAAAAGATCAACGTCCAGTTCACCTTTCCAACAAAGGCAGTTCAGATCATCCTCCAGGAACAACACGAAGTCTCCTTTGCAACGGAAAAGATCCAAGTCCAGAAAACGCACTAGACGTTCTAAATCCAATTCGCCCGATAGGAAAAGGTCAAAGTCCCATTCACCAGGGAGAAGGAGAAGGTCTAGGACCTTGGAGAGAAAGCGATCACAATCTAGACACAGGTCTCGCTCTAAATCCAGAAGGTCTAGGTCTGGCTCACGCCGGAAAAGGGGCGTTTTCAGAAACCGAATGTTTAGCCAGCGGGATCGGTGGAAACGAGAGCCGAGCCATTCTCCTGTCGTCATCCTGCGAAAGAAAAGATCGACCTCCAGAACACACCGTAGCACCAGCACGACACCTCCACGCCTTACTGAGCTCG aTAAAGAACAGTTGCTTGAAATTGCCAAAGCTAATGCTGCAGCGATGTGTGCTAAAGCTGGTATGCCAATTCCTGAGAGTCTGAGGCCAAAAACCATCCTTCAGCTGCCCTTGCCAAACCCAAATCCCACACCATTGCCCTTACCCCTGCCCCTACCGGTCAGTCTCCCCATGGGAATGCAAGGAATGTCTAACATGACCATGAATGCTGCTGTGGCCAGCATGACTGCTGCCACCATGACCGCAGCTCTATCGGGCATGAACGCACTTGCTGCCATGCCACAGTTGGCACCTTTGCCCACGATTACCAACAAGCCTCCACCCTCGGCCACGCCAAATCTGAATCTGGTCTCCATCGAGGAAGCGAAAAAAAAATTGGCTAAGCAAGCAAACACCTACAGCATCAAGGAGTTGACAGAA aaatgcaaAAAGATTGCGGAGAGTAAAGAGGAGATGGCTATCGCAAAGCCACATGTTTCTGACGACGAGGATGATGACAGGCCCTTTGGAGCAGTTGCCCTTAAGGAGAATAAGGGCATTACCTTCTGTCTCAGT AACCCGTCTGTGAAGCCAGCAGTAAGGACCGAGGCTGCTTTTGCTAAGGAGTTCCCGGTGTCTTCAGGTTCACAGCATCGCAAAAAGGAAGAAGATGGAATGTATGGAGAATGGATGCCTGTGGACAAAAAGACCGATAAAGCAGGGGCACCTTCAGCATCTGCTGGGGCCGAGGACCAGAGTAAAGCCAACGACAGTGTCTTCCCTGAGGCGCCCTCACAG CCAGTGGACATCACGCTTGCTATTAGTGAAAGGGCAGTAGCACAGAAGAGACTGGCTGAGAATCCCTTCGACATCAATGCCATGTGCATGCTCAATCGTGCACAGGAGCAG GTGGATGCTTGGGCCCAGTCCAACACAATCCCAGGTCTATTCACTGGTTCTACAGGTGCTCAAGTGCTCTCCTCTGAAGAGCTGTCCAACAGTGGCCCACAGGCTTGGATCAAGAAG GGTCAGTCCTTGTAG
- the LOC132839666 gene encoding protein SON isoform X3, translating to MATNIEQIFRDFVMNKIKEIEDESQDKSLPEKVESNNGAPHTEQAAGVNEEAAQVDALTTAADKVSNPASNVNSGKEELITKHKKSKKHKKHKSKKKKKKHKESSSESESGGKTQESVKKKKRKKKKKHKHGEKGKKYDSPSGSSSESDTESESEMKPLCETVKTLTGKMPQDLPDIIPKLETAFDKHKESKKDKRSSSRCRTSRQDKSLRRQRSCSRHRSRSRSPRRSSRSRSKSLSRKSPRRPCAQKRWRSRSRSRSQRRNRRSRSHSTGRGRHSISRSLSQENRSRFNAKKSKRSRSKSRRSSSSSRSQSSDQHPANERKMQSTDAEMKLDGSLNKNLKEAENGDQEKSETGPETPSTIIITDGIINDGQVTRSAGSWRPIPFLNAGVSVPDSSEKCITPTMPLDTKDVLLYTSGGSRDLHGTEKKEEITSSELKDSQDFKQKSISPNQRHSKSPSRKRSTSSSPFQQRQFRSSSRNNTKSPLQRKRSKSRKRTRRSKSNSPDRKRSKSHSPGRRRRSRTLERKRSQSRHRSRSKSRRSRSGSRRKRGVFRNRMFSQRDRWKREPSHSPVVILRKKRSTSRTHRSTSTTPPRLTELDKEQLLEIAKANAAAMCAKAGMPIPESLRPKTILQLPLPNPNPTPLPLPLPLPVSLPMGMQGMSNMTMNAAVASMTAATMTAALSGMNALAAMPQLAPLPTITNKPPPSATPNLNLVSIEEAKKKLAKQANTYSIKELTEKCKKIAESKEEMAIAKPHVSDDEDDDRPFGAVALKENKGITFCLSNPSVKPAVRTEAAFAKEFPVSSGSQHRKKEEDGMYGEWMPVDKKTDKAGAPSASAGAEDQSKANDSVFPEAPSQPVDITLAISERAVAQKRLAENPFDINAMCMLNRAQEQVDAWAQSNTIPGLFTGSTGAQVLSSEELSNSGPQAWIKKVHCKRGITPH from the exons ATGGCAACAAACATTGAACAGATTTTTCGGGATTttgtgatgaataaaataaaagaaatagaaGATGAAAGTCAGGATAAGag CCTTCCAGAGAAGGTGGAATCTAATAATGGGGCACCACACACTGAGCAAGCGGCAGGTGTAAACGAAGAAGCCGCTCAGGTTGATGCTCTGACCACAGCCGCAG ATAAAGTCTCAAACCCTGCATCCAATGTCAACAGTGGCAAAGAAGAATTGATTACTAAACACAAGAAAtctaaaaagcacaaaaaacacaaaagcaaaaagaagaagaagaaacataaGGAGAGCAGCTCAGAATCTGAGTCGGGCGGAAAGACGCAAGAAAG tgtgaagaaaaagaagagaaagaaaaagaagaaacataaacatggagaaaagggaaaaaagtatGATTCACCGTCTGGAAGCTCTTCTGAATCTGACACTGAATCTGAGTCAGAAATGAAACCTTTGTGTGAAACTGTTAAAACTTTAACTGGGAAGATGCCTCAAGATTTACCTGACATTATTCCTAAGCTTGAGACGGCGTttgacaaacacaaagaaagtaaaaaagacaaaagaagctCCAGTCGCTGCAGGACATCTCGACAAGACAAGAGTTTAAGAAGGCAGCGCTCCTGTTCCAGACATAGATCCAGATCCCGGTCACCGAGACGATCTTCGAGATCAAGGTCCAAATCACTTTCAAGGAAAAGTCCAAGAAGGCCGTGTGCGCAGAAAAGGTGGAGAAGTCGATCCAGGTCTAGATCCCAACGACGTAACCGACGGTCCAGATCTCATTCTACCGGAAGAGGCAGACATTCCATATCCAGGTCACTGTCTCAAGAAAATAGATCAAGGTTTAACGCAAAGAAGAGCAAGAGATCTCGATCCAAAAGTAGGAGATCGTCATCAAGTTCCCGCTCACAATCGAGTGATCAGCATCCTGCGAATGAGAGAAAAATGCAGAGTACAGATGCAGAAATGAAGCTTGATGGCTCTCTAAACAAAAACCTAAAGGAAGCAGAAAACGGAGACCAAGAGAAAAGTGAGACTGGGCCAGAGACCCCCTCTACCATTATTATTACAGACGGCATAATAAATGATGGCCAAGTTACTAGATCTGCAGGCTCCTGGAGACCCATTCCTTTCCTGAACGCAGGCGTGTCTGTTCCTGACTCCTCTGAAAAGTGTATTACACCCACAATGCCTTTGGATACGAAAGATGTTTTACTATATACCTCAGGTGGATCCAGAGACCTCCATGGcactgaaaagaaagaagagatcaCTAGTTCTGAACTGAAAGACTCCCAAGACTTTAAACAGAAGTCCATATCACCAAATCAAAGGCATTCAAAATCCCCTTCAAGAAAAAGATCAACGTCCAGTTCACCTTTCCAACAAAGGCAGTTCAGATCATCCTCCAGGAACAACACGAAGTCTCCTTTGCAACGGAAAAGATCCAAGTCCAGAAAACGCACTAGACGTTCTAAATCCAATTCGCCCGATAGGAAAAGGTCAAAGTCCCATTCACCAGGGAGAAGGAGAAGGTCTAGGACCTTGGAGAGAAAGCGATCACAATCTAGACACAGGTCTCGCTCTAAATCCAGAAGGTCTAGGTCTGGCTCACGCCGGAAAAGGGGCGTTTTCAGAAACCGAATGTTTAGCCAGCGGGATCGGTGGAAACGAGAGCCGAGCCATTCTCCTGTCGTCATCCTGCGAAAGAAAAGATCGACCTCCAGAACACACCGTAGCACCAGCACGACACCTCCACGCCTTACTGAGCTCG aTAAAGAACAGTTGCTTGAAATTGCCAAAGCTAATGCTGCAGCGATGTGTGCTAAAGCTGGTATGCCAATTCCTGAGAGTCTGAGGCCAAAAACCATCCTTCAGCTGCCCTTGCCAAACCCAAATCCCACACCATTGCCCTTACCCCTGCCCCTACCGGTCAGTCTCCCCATGGGAATGCAAGGAATGTCTAACATGACCATGAATGCTGCTGTGGCCAGCATGACTGCTGCCACCATGACCGCAGCTCTATCGGGCATGAACGCACTTGCTGCCATGCCACAGTTGGCACCTTTGCCCACGATTACCAACAAGCCTCCACCCTCGGCCACGCCAAATCTGAATCTGGTCTCCATCGAGGAAGCGAAAAAAAAATTGGCTAAGCAAGCAAACACCTACAGCATCAAGGAGTTGACAGAA aaatgcaaAAAGATTGCGGAGAGTAAAGAGGAGATGGCTATCGCAAAGCCACATGTTTCTGACGACGAGGATGATGACAGGCCCTTTGGAGCAGTTGCCCTTAAGGAGAATAAGGGCATTACCTTCTGTCTCAGT AACCCGTCTGTGAAGCCAGCAGTAAGGACCGAGGCTGCTTTTGCTAAGGAGTTCCCGGTGTCTTCAGGTTCACAGCATCGCAAAAAGGAAGAAGATGGAATGTATGGAGAATGGATGCCTGTGGACAAAAAGACCGATAAAGCAGGGGCACCTTCAGCATCTGCTGGGGCCGAGGACCAGAGTAAAGCCAACGACAGTGTCTTCCCTGAGGCGCCCTCACAG CCAGTGGACATCACGCTTGCTATTAGTGAAAGGGCAGTAGCACAGAAGAGACTGGCTGAGAATCCCTTCGACATCAATGCCATGTGCATGCTCAATCGTGCACAGGAGCAG GTGGATGCTTGGGCCCAGTCCAACACAATCCCAGGTCTATTCACTGGTTCTACAGGTGCTCAAGTGCTCTCCTCTGAAGAGCTGTCCAACAGTGGCCCACAGGCTTGGATCAAGAAG GTGCATTGCAAGAGGGGCATCACACCTCACTGA